Proteins found in one Serratia plymuthica genomic segment:
- a CDS encoding polyketide synthase has protein sequence MDIAITGFSFLLPGASNLEELDALLESGQDALTDPLSSDNPREGWVSRAGYVEGVDQFDYDLFGVSLRDSYIIEPQQRMFIQCAWRALEQAGYNPTRCALNVGVYSSSSDSHYRSFLSDSQLALDKYDPFEIEIGSNKEQQSLRCAYLFDLKGPAVGVQSACSSGLLSVHMAMQGIATGDCEMAIAGGACLPYPLHSGYQYQPGMNLSESGVLSSYSHTADGMVPGFGCVVFVLKALDKARSDKDTVYGVLTASSINNDGRAKSSYTAPSTSGIARNIQNVLAKSALTAQDIDFVEGHGSGTKIGDVLEVAALKKAFISHELATNNTALSSIKANIGHLDVVAGHAGLLKSVLQVWNHKLYPAANFSSLNPNLQLEQTPFYIPTEIRRKEKLTGLVNSLGIGGTNCVLVIRGEERSSLAGEGSSQMVVVMIGASNSGRLQHLLSQLQEALKNASHSLEDVAYTLTRRSVGKGCIATFAVASLSELQEQIATTLRSGVVGHPLDVCLKEYKGKAIAINASEIDAERVVMLESTPKPQTKTDEAPREETLANTLICEEALRKIWLDNFMLDSIKEEDSFAELGGHSILALSLVTDINAALNLTLTMDWVEKYDVFSAQLNELNRLARTKTASSLVKTLFVPPGETRATLILVHASISGVEMYKKMSKNIASDIEVLGVDSYNLYNENKITSIDRLAETYADDILERVKDNTAPVFIGGWSLGGLLAIKITKLLIKKIKIKGNILLDSVLYSQDSSVLFTDDYLSCFMDLSYFSNSITGDERARDNLKSLFDIERNMVKEFDNPRLNLPLLNVVATSSLVQIKNNMLSSAFESLKKANNNWPVSDLMMVKEINTDHVGLMTELNVNEVSGFIREFLDQHV, from the coding sequence ATGGATATAGCGATCACGGGCTTTTCTTTTCTCTTGCCTGGTGCAAGTAATCTGGAAGAGCTAGACGCCTTGTTGGAATCCGGTCAGGATGCGTTGACCGACCCTCTCTCCTCCGACAACCCTCGTGAAGGTTGGGTCAGCCGGGCAGGCTACGTGGAGGGAGTCGATCAGTTTGACTACGACTTGTTTGGGGTATCGCTGCGGGACAGTTATATCATTGAACCTCAACAACGTATGTTCATTCAATGTGCATGGCGGGCATTGGAACAGGCTGGCTACAACCCGACACGCTGTGCACTGAACGTCGGTGTCTACTCCTCATCTTCCGATAGCCATTACCGCTCTTTTCTTTCAGACAGCCAGTTAGCATTGGATAAGTACGATCCTTTCGAGATTGAGATTGGCTCGAACAAAGAACAACAGTCATTGCGATGCGCATACTTGTTTGATCTGAAAGGTCCGGCCGTAGGGGTACAGTCGGCATGCTCAAGTGGTTTGCTTTCTGTCCACATGGCGATGCAAGGGATCGCGACCGGAGACTGTGAGATGGCCATCGCAGGCGGAGCCTGCCTGCCTTACCCCCTTCATTCAGGGTATCAGTACCAACCGGGCATGAACTTGTCGGAAAGCGGTGTTTTATCCTCTTATTCTCACACGGCTGATGGCATGGTGCCTGGGTTTGGTTGTGTGGTGTTTGTGCTTAAAGCCCTCGATAAAGCTCGCAGCGACAAAGACACGGTATACGGTGTGCTTACCGCGAGCAGCATCAACAACGACGGAAGAGCGAAATCAAGTTATACCGCGCCTTCAACCAGCGGTATCGCAAGAAACATCCAAAACGTTCTCGCTAAATCGGCGTTGACGGCGCAGGACATCGACTTTGTTGAAGGTCACGGGTCGGGGACCAAAATTGGGGATGTATTGGAGGTCGCGGCGCTGAAAAAAGCCTTCATAAGCCACGAGCTGGCAACCAACAATACGGCCCTGTCGTCAATCAAAGCCAATATTGGCCACCTGGATGTCGTTGCCGGTCATGCCGGCTTGTTAAAATCTGTGCTGCAAGTGTGGAACCATAAGTTATATCCTGCAGCCAATTTTTCATCGTTAAATCCGAATTTACAGTTGGAACAGACGCCTTTCTACATTCCCACAGAAATTCGTCGAAAGGAAAAATTAACCGGCCTGGTTAACTCTTTAGGGATCGGCGGAACCAACTGTGTGTTAGTCATTCGTGGCGAAGAGCGTTCTTCATTAGCCGGGGAAGGCTCGTCGCAGATGGTCGTTGTCATGATTGGTGCAAGCAACAGTGGACGCCTGCAGCACCTGTTAAGTCAGCTTCAGGAAGCATTAAAGAATGCCTCTCATTCGCTGGAAGATGTGGCGTACACCCTGACAAGACGTTCTGTGGGGAAAGGCTGCATTGCGACCTTTGCTGTTGCGTCACTTAGCGAGCTTCAAGAGCAAATTGCCACCACATTGCGCTCAGGCGTTGTCGGTCATCCCCTGGACGTTTGTCTAAAGGAATATAAGGGGAAAGCGATCGCGATCAACGCCAGCGAAATTGATGCCGAACGTGTCGTCATGCTCGAGTCCACCCCTAAGCCGCAAACCAAAACCGACGAAGCTCCGAGAGAAGAAACCCTGGCCAATACGCTTATTTGTGAAGAGGCACTGCGTAAGATTTGGCTCGATAACTTCATGCTTGACTCGATAAAAGAGGAAGATAGCTTTGCCGAACTGGGGGGGCACTCTATCCTCGCACTGTCACTGGTCACCGATATCAATGCCGCGCTTAATCTTACTTTGACGATGGACTGGGTTGAGAAATATGATGTTTTCAGTGCGCAGCTGAATGAACTGAACAGGCTGGCCAGAACTAAAACAGCATCTTCGCTGGTAAAAACGCTTTTTGTTCCGCCTGGTGAAACACGAGCAACGCTTATATTGGTTCATGCTTCGATTTCAGGCGTGGAAATGTACAAAAAAATGTCGAAAAACATTGCCAGTGACATCGAGGTGCTCGGGGTAGACTCCTATAATCTCTATAATGAAAATAAGATAACCTCAATAGATAGACTCGCGGAAACGTATGCAGATGATATTTTAGAAAGAGTGAAAGATAACACTGCTCCCGTGTTTATTGGAGGGTGGTCATTAGGTGGGTTATTAGCCATAAAAATAACAAAATTATTAATAAAGAAAATAAAAATAAAAGGAAATATATTACTGGACTCTGTTCTGTATTCTCAGGATAGTTCAGTGCTCTTTACGGATGACTATCTCTCCTGTTTCATGGATCTTAGCTATTTTTCGAATTCGATTACCGGAGATGAAAGAGCAAGAGACAATCTAAAATCATTATTTGATATAGAGAGAAACATGGTTAAGGAGTTTGATAATCCCCGGCTCAACCTGCCGCTGCTCAACGTTGTAGCGACGTCTTCTCTTGTGCAAATTAAAAATAACATGCTCTCCAGCGCGTTTGAGTCGTTGAAAAAAGCCAACAATAACTGGCCAGTGAGCGACTTAATGATGGTCAAGGAAATCAACACTGACCATGTTGGATTAATGACCGAATTAAATGTCAATGAAGTTTCAGGATTCATTCGGGAGTTTTTAGATCAGCATGTATAA
- a CDS encoding Dabb family protein: protein MYKHIILLKFKESISTANALELLHQLGELKNKISGIRKYSYGMNDGDNANNLGFEYAFVMEFSSKKDRDAYQINEHHQTFINETLNYAISEAIVFDMVVAEEER, encoded by the coding sequence ATGTATAAGCATATTATTTTGTTGAAATTTAAAGAGTCTATTTCTACAGCAAATGCTCTGGAATTGCTTCACCAACTAGGTGAATTGAAAAATAAAATTTCCGGCATCAGAAAATACAGCTATGGAATGAATGATGGTGACAATGCGAATAATTTAGGCTTTGAGTACGCATTTGTTATGGAATTTAGCTCGAAGAAAGACAGAGACGCCTATCAAATCAATGAGCACCATCAAACGTTTATTAATGAAACACTGAACTATGCCATTTCAGAGGCGATTGTCTTCGATATGGTTGTGGCCGAGGAAGAGAGATGA
- a CDS encoding beta-ketoacyl synthase N-terminal-like domain-containing protein, with the protein MKDKIAVTGMSGLFPEASDYHEFWDNLCHGRVSYQSYTDQDGHVRSKGQCPDPETFDAQRYRLSEKEALVMDPQLRKFIELVDSALLDGEYHDPGELGTVAVIATQGSNHTYHDQLQKSIAEGQVEPPNGLLLNLNKGTDFMATRVAHIFNFQGPCFNLQSACSSSLTAIVEACWMLQTKRCDTVICGGVHISYPLAEGYKYEPGSIYSQTGICRPFDHHADGTVPSDGGGVVILRRLQDAEANGDTIHAVIANALSNNDGRNKASYAAPSVNGQWQLLSQIYRHSAINPRQLQFIECHATGTVVGDPMEVQALSQLMDSYPVEDTLSPVVVGSVKGNIGHLFWASGIASLIKSVLALKQGVYPGTSNLSQLNELLRETEKQHLLYTADNIPLDPDKPCLAAISSMGVGGTNAHIVIEGYSKARPQTPQKPTRKETQGSVYSFFSQMAMAKDACCEKEGIRQSPSAGQAPLTLSSLLPQVLSFYQRVLGEEEIYPDSDYFDLYGDSVTAVELLALFKSELGIDVTTETIYKHSTPEALANAIARDRSSVAQPVTDRQPTSDNVHPHGLLSPYQQRFYLLEKLQRGDRSQYNVPICVEITKTFPIESFTQTVDKILAQLPQFSHQYKIIKEGVALAAKREQIVETTSVEVPAEDSLEVPLQAVYEQRFDLDTGPLCRVTTLGHGATRMLVLNFPHIAIDGTGLHNLLEALSEVREENGPLNSARIPLHIHTKPDISSASLTFWQDTLNGVPKTSLPVDPTRSSSAKELIAGTVVSHLSSERVSKIQNIARIHKKPLFVVLYALFNATLSEFLDAAVICTGMTLANRSESDRAVIDCRMNNIPVVVNCGSGQFCDILNETDTALKNSLPHAHVPLERISSLVGRNGQGVYDILFMYQNQNRGNVLRYRQFTLPEYSTRYQPVYGNLTVNIVPEQEGLAIEMMFNQADYSRETVASLMSVFVSNIESALFNL; encoded by the coding sequence ATGAAAGATAAAATCGCAGTTACAGGAATGTCGGGACTGTTTCCAGAAGCCAGTGACTACCACGAATTTTGGGACAACCTGTGTCATGGACGGGTGTCCTATCAGTCATATACCGATCAGGATGGACACGTCAGATCGAAGGGGCAGTGCCCGGATCCTGAAACGTTTGATGCACAGCGCTATCGTCTTTCCGAGAAGGAAGCGTTGGTCATGGATCCTCAGCTGAGAAAGTTCATCGAACTTGTCGACTCGGCCCTGCTTGATGGGGAATATCACGACCCAGGCGAGCTGGGGACGGTTGCCGTAATAGCGACGCAGGGCAGCAATCATACCTACCATGATCAACTGCAAAAAAGCATCGCAGAAGGGCAGGTTGAACCGCCTAATGGGCTGCTCCTTAACCTCAATAAGGGTACCGATTTTATGGCTACCCGTGTCGCCCATATATTTAACTTTCAGGGCCCGTGTTTCAATCTGCAATCCGCCTGTTCTTCGTCATTGACCGCTATTGTTGAAGCCTGCTGGATGCTACAAACAAAACGTTGCGATACCGTGATTTGTGGAGGGGTGCATATCTCCTATCCGTTGGCGGAGGGCTATAAGTATGAACCTGGGTCCATTTATTCTCAAACAGGCATTTGCCGGCCTTTTGACCATCATGCTGATGGCACCGTTCCTTCAGATGGTGGGGGCGTCGTCATTCTCAGACGGCTTCAGGATGCCGAAGCAAATGGGGACACTATCCATGCCGTGATTGCAAATGCGTTGAGTAATAACGATGGAAGGAACAAGGCCAGTTATGCTGCCCCTTCGGTCAACGGTCAGTGGCAATTGCTGTCTCAAATCTATCGCCATTCGGCCATCAACCCTCGCCAACTGCAGTTTATAGAATGCCATGCAACAGGAACCGTCGTGGGCGATCCAATGGAAGTTCAGGCCCTCAGCCAGTTAATGGACAGTTACCCTGTGGAAGACACGTTATCCCCGGTAGTCGTGGGATCGGTCAAAGGGAACATTGGCCATCTTTTCTGGGCATCGGGCATCGCTTCCTTGATCAAGTCTGTGCTGGCACTCAAACAAGGCGTTTACCCCGGGACGTCCAATCTTTCTCAGCTCAATGAATTGCTCCGGGAGACGGAGAAACAGCATCTGTTGTATACGGCGGACAATATTCCGTTGGATCCTGACAAGCCCTGCCTGGCCGCCATTAGCTCGATGGGTGTGGGGGGGACCAATGCGCATATTGTGATCGAAGGCTACAGCAAAGCACGTCCCCAAACACCGCAGAAACCGACCCGCAAAGAGACGCAAGGCAGCGTGTATTCTTTCTTCTCTCAAATGGCAATGGCCAAAGATGCCTGCTGTGAGAAGGAGGGTATAAGGCAGTCTCCCTCTGCAGGACAGGCACCCCTTACGCTGTCATCATTGTTGCCCCAGGTCTTGTCTTTCTATCAGCGAGTGCTTGGGGAGGAAGAGATCTACCCAGACAGTGACTACTTCGATCTGTATGGCGATTCTGTAACGGCCGTTGAGCTCCTCGCGTTATTCAAATCAGAGCTCGGCATTGATGTCACAACAGAAACCATCTACAAGCACTCGACACCCGAGGCACTGGCGAATGCGATTGCCAGAGATCGGTCGTCTGTCGCTCAACCGGTAACTGATCGTCAACCGACGAGTGACAACGTTCACCCGCACGGTTTGCTGTCACCTTATCAACAGCGTTTTTATTTACTGGAAAAACTGCAGCGGGGCGACCGCAGTCAATATAACGTCCCGATCTGTGTCGAGATCACCAAGACGTTTCCGATAGAATCCTTTACGCAAACTGTGGATAAAATTCTTGCGCAGCTCCCTCAATTTAGTCACCAGTACAAGATAATCAAAGAGGGTGTTGCACTGGCGGCTAAACGTGAACAGATCGTTGAAACGACCTCGGTGGAGGTGCCCGCAGAGGATTCTTTGGAAGTACCATTGCAGGCCGTGTATGAGCAACGATTTGATCTCGATACGGGGCCGCTTTGTCGGGTAACGACACTTGGACATGGCGCTACAAGGATGCTGGTGTTGAATTTCCCTCACATCGCGATCGATGGAACGGGTTTACACAACCTATTGGAAGCATTGTCCGAGGTACGGGAAGAAAACGGGCCATTAAACAGCGCCCGTATTCCTCTTCACATTCACACGAAGCCTGACATTTCCAGCGCAAGCCTTACGTTCTGGCAAGACACTCTGAATGGCGTGCCAAAGACTTCATTACCGGTTGATCCCACCCGATCTTCAAGTGCTAAGGAATTGATCGCCGGCACGGTGGTCTCCCACCTTTCATCGGAACGTGTTTCGAAGATTCAGAACATCGCCAGGATCCATAAGAAACCACTGTTTGTCGTGCTCTATGCTTTGTTCAATGCAACCTTGTCAGAATTCCTGGATGCTGCCGTTATTTGCACAGGGATGACTCTGGCCAATCGGTCGGAATCCGACAGGGCAGTGATTGACTGTCGAATGAACAATATTCCTGTTGTCGTCAACTGTGGGTCGGGGCAGTTCTGCGACATCCTGAATGAGACAGACACCGCACTGAAAAACAGCCTGCCTCATGCCCACGTACCTTTAGAGAGAATTTCGTCTCTGGTAGGGAGAAACGGTCAAGGGGTGTATGACATTCTTTTTATGTATCAGAATCAAAACAGAGGCAATGTTCTAAGGTATCGACAGTTTACGCTTCCTGAATATTCGACGCGTTACCAGCCCGTGTATGGCAATTTGACGGTCAATATTGTGCCTGAGCAAGAGGGGTTAGCGATCGAGATGATGTTCAATCAGGCGGACTACTCCCGGGAAACGGTGGCAAGCCTTATGTCTGTGTTTGTGTCCAATATAGAGAGTGCCTTGTTCAATCTATAA
- a CDS encoding AMP-binding protein → MNSTFIEKFESIAELFPTNIALIVGNDSISYSQLQQKAKRIAVGIQSEIDDNVEGIVLCLQRDESLITTILACHYLGVPYIPVDPRTPAEKIEHILSQAHYLYISNAKISECQKTVDVNSLSKVNAPFEQKNLPGTSQEAYRIYTSGSTGAPKAVMVSHIGCANLIEYFCSLLAFKPGQTWLSSTSIAFDIFFLEYSVPLSSGGTLILLTDQESYSPQQIAGQVMRWSPSVYQATPSLFKGLLGYLDKGWQFQKVLVGGESLSPQLSSSLFERSDWLCNVYGPTETTVWSSAHVIRQAGDTRIGKPIRHSQLLILNEHQQECAQGEPGRIYISGDGLALGYFNNPELTARKFTEVHIGGVNRRMYDTDDIGYVDNEGIVNFLYREGGFIKINGYRVEPTEITDMFESIEGVSGSAVISLHDDLSDYSKLIGWVECTGLTEATIRAFLKSKLSYYLIPHHIFTIPALPYTLSGKVDANRLEDMSLKLLSRAPTASVSVSMGEPSALTSHPVGKILGQYMDITRMSKEDNFFELGLTSMQAISLHIDLLELYPNLQLHEIFDRPSFDQLINELERI, encoded by the coding sequence ATGAATTCTACATTTATCGAAAAGTTTGAGTCTATCGCTGAACTCTTCCCAACGAATATTGCGCTGATTGTTGGTAATGATTCAATTAGTTACTCTCAACTCCAACAAAAGGCAAAGCGAATTGCCGTCGGTATCCAGTCTGAAATCGATGATAACGTCGAGGGCATTGTATTATGTTTACAGAGAGATGAATCGCTCATTACTACGATATTAGCGTGTCATTATCTGGGGGTTCCGTATATTCCCGTTGATCCAAGAACCCCGGCTGAGAAAATCGAGCATATCCTTTCTCAAGCGCACTACTTATATATCAGTAACGCGAAGATAAGCGAGTGCCAAAAAACAGTTGACGTCAATAGTCTGTCGAAGGTTAATGCCCCGTTTGAGCAGAAAAACCTGCCAGGTACTTCTCAAGAGGCCTATCGAATATATACGTCTGGCTCAACCGGCGCACCCAAAGCGGTTATGGTCAGCCATATTGGCTGTGCTAACTTAATTGAGTACTTTTGCTCTTTATTGGCATTCAAGCCCGGACAGACGTGGTTATCATCAACGTCGATTGCCTTTGATATTTTCTTCCTGGAATACTCAGTGCCATTGTCGAGTGGTGGCACCTTAATATTGCTGACAGATCAAGAGAGCTACTCGCCGCAACAGATCGCAGGACAAGTGATGCGTTGGTCGCCTTCCGTCTACCAGGCCACGCCTTCGCTGTTTAAAGGGCTCTTAGGCTATCTGGATAAGGGGTGGCAATTCCAAAAAGTGCTGGTAGGTGGTGAATCTCTCTCTCCACAGCTGTCTTCATCGCTGTTTGAACGAAGTGACTGGTTGTGCAACGTGTATGGACCAACAGAAACCACCGTTTGGTCTAGTGCGCATGTCATTCGGCAAGCGGGCGACACACGAATTGGGAAACCAATACGCCACTCCCAGCTCTTGATATTGAACGAGCATCAGCAAGAGTGCGCGCAAGGCGAGCCGGGCCGTATCTATATTTCTGGAGATGGTCTTGCTTTGGGTTACTTTAATAACCCTGAGTTGACGGCGAGAAAATTTACAGAGGTGCACATCGGCGGTGTCAATCGACGGATGTACGATACCGATGATATTGGTTATGTGGATAACGAGGGCATCGTCAATTTTCTGTACAGAGAAGGCGGGTTTATCAAAATCAATGGGTATCGAGTGGAACCTACGGAAATAACGGATATGTTTGAATCGATAGAGGGCGTGTCGGGTTCTGCGGTCATTTCCCTTCATGATGACCTATCGGACTATTCAAAACTGATAGGCTGGGTGGAGTGCACGGGGTTGACTGAGGCGACGATAAGGGCATTTCTCAAGTCAAAGTTGAGCTACTATTTGATCCCTCATCATATTTTCACTATCCCGGCATTGCCTTACACGTTGAGCGGTAAAGTCGACGCAAACAGGCTTGAAGACATGAGCCTCAAGCTTTTGAGTAGGGCACCCACGGCCAGTGTCTCCGTATCAATGGGCGAGCCATCCGCTCTGACATCGCACCCTGTGGGTAAGATCTTGGGCCAGTATATGGACATCACTCGGATGTCAAAAGAAGACAACTTCTTTGAACTGGGGTTAACGTCGATGCAAGCCATCTCTCTTCATATCGATCTGCTTGAGTTGTACCCCAACTTACAACTGCACGAAATCTTTGATCGGCCATCTTTTGATCAGCTGATAAATGAACTTGAACGCATATAA
- a CDS encoding MFS transporter, translating to MNDSLVLEKKVIWFMALIQFINAVDFMIVMPLGADFASALHMSAANIGYLGGSYTLAAAVSSLLVAKYLDRFDRKRVVLVMLIGLSVATLMCAHAWNMKSLMFTRMLAGFFAGPLIAISLAIVTDCVPAERRGRAMATVMGAFSIAAIAGVPLGLKLASWYGWSTPFYVVGASGMLVAAMVVVLLPSLKGHLQGTTSMPPAVSLLALMANRRVLLAISSLGLAVLSTFLLLPNLAVWLQLNAGVARDDLSLYYLIGGGASVIALQFFGRLVDKMGARSVVLGLAVGIFVVIFDGFMHASVLPPLVIFSAFMVLTATRTIVAITVNTTVPAPNVRAAFMSLQSICQNVFSGLAAILSSSILVEEQQRLHNLEILAACALALTLVQPLVLQRLLKHQSRSPVTP from the coding sequence ATGAACGACTCTCTTGTGCTTGAGAAGAAAGTCATCTGGTTTATGGCACTTATTCAATTTATTAATGCTGTGGATTTTATGATCGTTATGCCTCTCGGGGCTGATTTTGCCAGTGCGTTACATATGTCGGCGGCAAACATCGGTTATCTTGGGGGAAGTTACACCTTAGCTGCCGCCGTCTCTTCACTGCTGGTGGCGAAGTACCTCGATAGGTTCGATCGCAAACGGGTGGTGTTAGTCATGTTGATCGGGTTGTCGGTGGCCACCTTGATGTGTGCGCATGCCTGGAATATGAAAAGCTTGATGTTTACCCGCATGCTGGCCGGCTTTTTTGCTGGCCCATTAATAGCCATCTCGCTCGCCATTGTGACGGACTGTGTCCCCGCAGAGCGTCGTGGTCGAGCCATGGCTACCGTGATGGGGGCTTTTTCCATTGCCGCGATTGCCGGCGTGCCTTTGGGCCTCAAGCTGGCAAGTTGGTATGGCTGGTCCACGCCTTTTTACGTGGTCGGTGCCTCAGGGATGCTGGTGGCAGCCATGGTGGTTGTATTGCTGCCAAGCCTAAAGGGGCACCTTCAGGGGACGACGTCCATGCCGCCTGCTGTGTCTCTGCTGGCATTGATGGCCAATCGCCGGGTTTTACTGGCGATATCCTCGCTGGGCTTGGCCGTATTAAGTACGTTTCTTCTGTTGCCGAATCTGGCCGTTTGGCTTCAACTCAACGCCGGCGTTGCTCGGGATGATTTAAGCTTGTATTACCTGATCGGTGGGGGAGCCAGCGTGATCGCGCTGCAGTTTTTTGGTCGTCTGGTTGACAAAATGGGGGCGCGCTCTGTCGTGCTTGGTCTCGCAGTCGGCATCTTTGTTGTGATTTTCGACGGTTTTATGCATGCTTCTGTCTTACCTCCTTTGGTTATTTTTAGCGCATTTATGGTGTTGACAGCAACGCGAACTATTGTCGCAATCACAGTCAATACAACCGTCCCAGCCCCCAACGTAAGAGCGGCTTTTATGTCTCTTCAAAGCATCTGCCAAAATGTGTTTAGTGGTTTGGCTGCCATCCTCTCGTCCTCTATCTTGGTAGAAGAGCAGCAACGGCTACACAACCTTGAGATATTGGCCGCCTGTGCGTTAGCCCTCACGCTCGTGCAGCCACTGGTCTTGCAGCGATTGCTCAAGCATCAATCGCGGTCTCCAGTCACGCCATAA
- a CDS encoding 4'-phosphopantetheinyl transferase family protein yields MPPFLNTSQRVVPPLFRHLVLWYNAFDFRYFDKSLFSDFGVECPRLLTRAGPKRKAEYFAGRLAARRALQFLGCKTLDLPIGDHRLPQWPLGYRGSISHTRALAVSAVCQHDHYQAVGIDTETVFTVEQCTKLTSAIVSDAEWNDVIRGGCELAQTQLVTLIFSAKEALYKALYPHTLSFQDFSAAKLTWVCDKSARFQIELTCDWSGDYSAGTHFTGWFQFFDHTVVTVIADGSHK; encoded by the coding sequence ATGCCTCCATTTTTGAACACCAGTCAGAGGGTGGTTCCCCCTCTGTTTAGGCATTTGGTCTTATGGTACAACGCCTTCGATTTCAGGTATTTCGATAAGTCACTTTTCTCGGATTTTGGTGTGGAATGCCCCAGGCTTCTAACAAGAGCGGGGCCAAAAAGAAAGGCCGAGTACTTTGCCGGCCGACTGGCCGCTAGACGCGCACTCCAATTTCTTGGGTGCAAAACACTCGATCTTCCAATAGGGGATCATCGGCTTCCCCAGTGGCCTTTGGGTTACCGTGGGTCCATTTCTCATACGCGAGCATTAGCGGTGTCGGCGGTCTGTCAGCACGATCACTATCAGGCAGTGGGTATTGATACAGAAACGGTATTCACGGTTGAGCAATGTACCAAGCTAACGAGTGCCATCGTGTCTGACGCTGAATGGAATGACGTCATTCGAGGTGGTTGCGAACTTGCTCAAACGCAGCTGGTTACTCTGATTTTTTCAGCCAAAGAAGCCTTGTATAAAGCGCTCTATCCTCACACTTTGTCGTTTCAGGATTTTAGTGCCGCAAAGCTGACATGGGTATGTGACAAATCGGCACGGTTTCAAATTGAACTTACCTGTGACTGGAGTGGAGACTATAGCGCAGGTACTCATTTTACTGGGTGGTTCCAGTTTTTTGATCATACCGTCGTCACGGTGATTGCTGACGGCTCCCATAAGTAA
- the accD gene encoding acetyl-CoA carboxylase, carboxyltransferase subunit beta — MSWIERIKSNIISTRKASIPEGVWTKCSSCDQVLYRAELERNLSVCPKCDHHMRIGARNRLHRLLDEGTLVELGSELEPKDALKFRDAKKYKDRLSSAQKETDEKDALVVMKGTLYGMPVVVAAFEFSFMAGSMGSVVGARFVRGVEQALEDNCPLVCFSTSGGARMQEALMSLMQMAKTSAALAKMQERGLPYISVLTDPTLGGVSASLGMLGDINIAEPKALIGFAGPRVIEQTVREKLPPGFQRSEFLIEKGAIDMIVRRPEMRFKLGSILTKLMNLPAPSPDTPREGVVVPPVPGQEPDA; from the coding sequence ATGAGCTGGATTGAACGAATTAAGAGCAATATCATCTCCACCCGCAAGGCGAGTATCCCGGAAGGGGTATGGACCAAGTGCAGCAGCTGCGACCAGGTTCTGTACCGTGCAGAGCTGGAGCGCAACCTGTCGGTTTGCCCGAAGTGCGATCACCACATGCGTATAGGAGCGCGCAATCGCCTGCATAGATTGCTGGACGAAGGAACTCTGGTGGAACTGGGGAGCGAACTTGAGCCGAAAGACGCGCTGAAGTTTCGTGACGCTAAGAAATACAAAGACCGCCTGAGCTCTGCGCAGAAAGAGACCGACGAGAAAGACGCGCTGGTCGTGATGAAAGGCACGCTGTACGGCATGCCGGTAGTCGTGGCGGCATTTGAGTTCTCTTTTATGGCGGGTTCAATGGGCTCTGTGGTCGGTGCGCGTTTTGTCCGTGGCGTCGAGCAGGCGCTGGAAGATAACTGCCCGCTGGTATGCTTTTCCACATCTGGCGGCGCGCGCATGCAGGAAGCGCTGATGTCGCTGATGCAGATGGCGAAAACCTCTGCGGCGCTTGCGAAGATGCAGGAGCGGGGTCTGCCGTACATCTCTGTGCTGACTGACCCGACCTTGGGAGGTGTGTCCGCAAGCTTAGGGATGCTTGGCGATATCAATATCGCCGAACCGAAAGCGCTGATCGGCTTTGCCGGGCCTCGCGTTATTGAGCAGACCGTGCGTGAAAAATTGCCGCCGGGTTTCCAGCGCAGTGAATTCCTGATTGAAAAAGGCGCGATCGACATGATTGTTCGGCGTCCGGAAATGCGCTTTAAGCTTGGCAGCATCCTGACGAAGCTGATGAATCTCCCGGCGCCGAGTCCAGATACGCCGCGCGAAGGCGTTGTGGTACCGCCGGTACCGGGTCAGGAACCAGATGCCTGA